GAAATAGAACGAAAATTATTACTCCTATAATTAACATTACTCTGGCTATTTTTTTACTACTACCAAATACAATAGGGATTGGGCCGATAAATATTACTCCTCCATATTCGGTTCTTTCTTCGTTTTGTTTATTTTCTTCTTTTTCGTTTTGTTTTTTCTTATTTAGTTCAAGTAATAATCCACCCATTATAAGAAGAAGGCCTAAAAATACAACTGTCAAACCTATAGCAAAAAGTAGCTCGTTCATAATAGGTTATATTGATTCTAAAGATTTAATTTTATTTGCAAGTATCTCCATTTCTTTTGGCATTTCAACTCCATCATTCATAGTGACCAATTCTCCTATACTGTTTCTAATTTTATCATAATCTAATCCTCTCTTCTTAAATACATTTACTAACCAACGATAAGTTTCTTCTTTTGTTAAGTCCCTTAACTCTTTTTCATCTGGATACACACCAAACTTTCTTATTACATCTATTAATCTACTCTTTGTATAGTAATTTTCTATTTCTCTTCCTAAAGGTACACAATAATCCTTTAAGCTAACATCAATTTTATCACAAAGGCCTAAGAATATAATATCTAAGCCTAACATTTCTCTCATTCTAAGCCATAATTGTAATTCTAGTTCATTATTTACTTTGTAAATTCCTATTCCTAGCTCTTCATTTGATATACCTATTCTTCTTAACCAATTTAAAATAACTGAAGGTTCGGCTAATTCACTAGTTAGAACAATTAACTTATTAAATAAGAGTTCTCCTAAGCTTACCCTTAATATTCCATTAATAGTCCTTAATTGCTCGTCTAGCTTTACTTTTATAGCAGAAGAGATTCCGTTTCTTTTCTTCATTATGATATAGTTGTCAACATTAGAAGATATTACATATGGTGAATGAGTCGTTATAAACACTTGAAAAACATTATTATTTGTCCATTCTTTAATAAGCTTCATTATTCTTGATTGTAATGTAGGGTACATATTTACTTCTGGTTCTTCAAGTAATAATATCTTTCTTCCACTCAGCCATAAAATGAATAGCATAAGAACAACTCTTTGAAATCCACTAGCGGCTAAGTCAATATATATAGGTAAATTTTGGATGTTTAATACTAATTTCCCAGAATCCCAAAACTCAATACCTTTAATTTCTGGTATAACTTCTCCTATCAAGTTAACAAAATCATACCATTTTCTTCTCATGTTTATTGGACTTCTGTTCATCTCGATCATTTTCTTTAACGTAGCATCGAAATAGGTCTGATCAAATATCGGAACATATTCTATTGACTGTGAAGCTAAAGAAAATAATGATTTAATTTCTTCAAACTGATCTCTAGTTGGGGGAGAATTATTTATGGTAAAAGATTCTAAACTCCATTCAATAAATTTGTTATTATATCTTAATTTGTTAATTATCTCAACTTTTAATCTTTGAGGTTTTCCCAAACTTTTTATTACTTCTTCTTCTGAAAATTCAATAGTACCTCCAATAGTTATGGGCTTTGTAATATCATAGTCTTTCCAAAGCAACATGTATTCTTGGTCTCTGTCTTCAATGCTTCTTTTCTCTATTCCAGAACTGAGATTCTTAACAAATAAGTATATTGCTGTTAACAAGTTTGTTTTTCCATAACCGTTGTAACCAACAATTACGTTTAGACCGCCAAGGTCCTCCAGCTTTACATTTGACAAACTTCGGAAGTTGT
The nucleotide sequence above comes from Sulfurisphaera javensis. Encoded proteins:
- a CDS encoding TIGR00304 family protein, which codes for MNELLFAIGLTVVFLGLLLIMGGLLLELNKKKQNEKEENKQNEERTEYGGVIFIGPIPIVFGSSKKIARVMLIIGVIIFVLFLIFTLITYL
- a CDS encoding ATP-dependent endonuclease, translating into MKIINFYVDNFRSLSNVKLEDLGGLNVIVGYNGYGKTNLLTAIYLFVKNLSSGIEKRSIEDRDQEYMLLWKDYDITKPITIGGTIEFSEEEVIKSLGKPQRLKVEIINKLRYNNKFIEWSLESFTINNSPPTRDQFEEIKSLFSLASQSIEYVPIFDQTYFDATLKKMIEMNRSPINMRRKWYDFVNLIGEVIPEIKGIEFWDSGKLVLNIQNLPIYIDLAASGFQRVVLMLFILWLSGRKILLLEEPEVNMYPTLQSRIMKLIKEWTNNNVFQVFITTHSPYVISSNVDNYIIMKKRNGISSAIKVKLDEQLRTINGILRVSLGELLFNKLIVLTSELAEPSVILNWLRRIGISNEELGIGIYKVNNELELQLWLRMREMLGLDIIFLGLCDKIDVSLKDYCVPLGREIENYYTKSRLIDVIRKFGVYPDEKELRDLTKEETYRWLVNVFKKRGLDYDKIRNSIGELVTMNDGVEMPKEMEILANKIKSLESI